One part of the Glycine soja cultivar W05 chromosome 11, ASM419377v2, whole genome shotgun sequence genome encodes these proteins:
- the LOC114376511 gene encoding peroxidase 25-like — MKMDAILGSLMILVMTSAVQAQLKTGFYSTSCPNAEAIVRSTVVSHFSKDLTIAPGLLRLHFHDCFVQGCDGSILIADSSAEKNALPNIGLRGFEVIDDAKSQIEAICPGIVSCADILALAARDAVDLSDGPSWPVPTGRRDGRISLSSQASNMPSPLDSVSVQRQKFAAKGLDDHDLVTLVGAHTIGQTECRFFSYRLYNFTTSGSADPTINVAFLAQLQALCPKNGDGLRRVALDKDSPAKFDVSFFKNVRDGNGVLESDQRLWEDSATQSVVQNYAGNVRGFLGLRFDFEFPKAMIKLSSVEVKIGTDGEIRKVCSKFN, encoded by the exons ATGAAAATGGATGCCATATTGGGTTCCCTAATGATTTTAGTGATGACTTCAGCAGTACAAGCCCAATTGAAAACTGGGTTTTATTCTACTTCATGTCCAAATGCTGAGGCAATAGTACGGTCCACCGTTGTATCCCACTTCAGCAAGGATCTAACCATTGCTCCTGGCCTGCTCAGGCTTCATTTCCATGATTGCTTTGTCCAG GGATGCGatggttcaattttaattgcagACTCTTCTGCAGAGAAGAATGCATTGCCAAACATTGGTCTAAGAGGTTTTGAAGTGATCGATGACGCAAAATCACAAATAGAGGCCATATGTCCTGGAATTGTCTCATGTGCTGACATCCTAGCATTAGCAGCTCGTGATGCTGTCGATTTG AGTGATGGCCCAAGTTGGCCAGTACCCACAGGAAGAAGAGATGGGAGGATTTCTTTATCATCTCAAGCCTCAAATATGCCTTCACCACTTGACTCAGTTTCAGTCCAGAGGCAAAAATTTGCGGCGAAAGGTCTAGATGATCATGATCTTGTCACGTTAGTTG GTGCACATACTATAGGCCAGACAGAATGCAGGTTCTTCAGCTATCGTCTATACAATTTCACCACCTCTGGTAGTGCTGATCCCACTATAAACGTAGCTTTCTTAGCTCAACTTCAAGCACTTTGTCCAAAAAATGGAGATGGCTTGAGAAGGGTGGCCTTGGACAAAGATAGCCCAGCCAAATTTGATGTTAGTTTCTTCAAGAATGTACGTGATGGTAATGGGGTTCTTGAGTCAGACCAGAGGTTGTGGGAAGATTCTGCTACTCAAAGTGTGGTGCAAAATTATGCTGGGAATGTTAGAGGGTTTCTGGGGTTGAGATTTGACTTTGAATTTCCAAAGGCTATGATTAAGTTAAGCAGTGTAGAGGTGAAGATTGGTACTGATGGAGAGATCAGAAAAGTGTgttcaaaatttaattga
- the LOC114376513 gene encoding uncharacterized protein LOC114376513 isoform X2 has translation MSYTLCFAPICSLKSPNRPGTITGNSVTQKAFGMNKVCQNSKVPSFQSLKATEDKTTQSKTIRSIVCSDCDGNGAKSCTQCKGTGVNSVDHFNGQFKAGGLCWLCRGKKDILCGSCNGAGFLGGFMSTCDD, from the exons ATGTCGTACACTCTGTGCTTTGCTCCCATTTGTTCCTTGAAATCCCCAAACAGACCTG GGACAATTACCGGTAATTCAGTTACCCAAAAGGCTTTTGGGATGAACAAAGTGTGTCAGAATTCTAAAGTTCCAAGCTTTCAGTCCTTGAAG GCTACAGAAGATAAAACTACACAAAGCAAAACAATTAGGAGCATTGTTTGTTCTGATTGTGACGGAAATG GTGCAAAATCATGTACTCAATGCAAAGGTACTGGAGTTAATTCTGTAGATCACTTCAATGGACAATTTAAAGCTGGTGGATTGTGTTGGCTATGCAG GGGAAAAAAGGATATTTTGTGTGGATCTTGTAATGGAGCTGGCTTTCTTGGTGGATTCATGAGCACATGTGATGATTAA
- the LOC114376513 gene encoding uncharacterized protein LOC114376513 isoform X1: protein MSYTLCFAPICSLKSPNRPGTITGNSVTQKAFGMNKVCQNSKVPSFQSLKVKATEDKTTQSKTIRSIVCSDCDGNGAKSCTQCKGTGVNSVDHFNGQFKAGGLCWLCRGKKDILCGSCNGAGFLGGFMSTCDD, encoded by the exons ATGTCGTACACTCTGTGCTTTGCTCCCATTTGTTCCTTGAAATCCCCAAACAGACCTG GGACAATTACCGGTAATTCAGTTACCCAAAAGGCTTTTGGGATGAACAAAGTGTGTCAGAATTCTAAAGTTCCAAGCTTTCAGTCCTTGAAGGTTAAG GCTACAGAAGATAAAACTACACAAAGCAAAACAATTAGGAGCATTGTTTGTTCTGATTGTGACGGAAATG GTGCAAAATCATGTACTCAATGCAAAGGTACTGGAGTTAATTCTGTAGATCACTTCAATGGACAATTTAAAGCTGGTGGATTGTGTTGGCTATGCAG GGGAAAAAAGGATATTTTGTGTGGATCTTGTAATGGAGCTGGCTTTCTTGGTGGATTCATGAGCACATGTGATGATTAA
- the LOC114376512 gene encoding uncharacterized protein LOC114376512 isoform X1: MDFVKHKQMASTLLSVHHFLPSQRREKIGCLSGVRTSFCGQVVCNSSFCGRQITRSHGNRLVVHSLLGRKVKSVKSRETVIPEPDYRIPIVLLGIAGGLVYTDNLVPAVPVGLLGLLLLFQTTRVRFVFDDEALEVKIGEQLQESGENVFVGGKNRWKYSTFVNWEFWWPNFPILVYFKESQTKPEGQIHFFPIIFNGKQLYDVMVERAGPSKTSGPKES; this comes from the exons ATGGATTTTGTGAAGCACAAACAAATGGCGAGCACTCTGCTGTCCGTACACCACTTTCTCCCCTCTCAAA ggAGGGAAAAGATCGGTTGCTTGAGTGGTGTCAGGACTTCATTTTGTGGTCAAGTTGTGTGCAATTCAAGTTTCTGTGGGAGACAAATAACTAGAAGCCATGGAAACCGTCTTGTTGTTCACTCACTG CTTGGAAGGAAGGTGAAGTCTGTGAAGAGCAGAGAGACTGTAATTCCTGAACCAGATTACAGGATTCCAATTGTGCTACTCG GTATAGCTGGTGGATTGGTTTACACAGATAATTTGGTACCTGCAGTACCTGTTGGTCTCCTTGGATTGCTTCTGTTGTTTCAG ACCACTAGAGTGAGATTTGTCTTTGATGATGAGGCTCTG GAGGTAAAGATAGGTGAACAGCTCCAGGAATCAGGTGAGAATGTTTTCGTGGGAGGAAAAAACCGCTGGAA GTACTCGACATTTGTTAATTGGGAATTCTGGTGGCCAAACTTCCCTATCTTGGTTTACTTCAAGGAGTCACAAACGAAGCCTGAGGGACAAATTCATTTCTTTCCCATAATATTT AATGGGAAGCAGCTTTATGATGTTATGGTGGAAAGAGCTGGCCCTTCAAAAACTAGTGGACCAAAAGAATCCTGA
- the LOC114376512 gene encoding uncharacterized protein LOC114376512 isoform X2: MDFVKHKQMASTLLSVHHFLPSQRREKIGCLSGVRTSFCGQVVCNSSFCGRQITRSHGNRLVVHSLLGRKVKSVKSRETVIPEPDYRIPIVLLGIAGGLVYTDNLVPAVPVGLLGLLLLFQEVKIGEQLQESGENVFVGGKNRWKYSTFVNWEFWWPNFPILVYFKESQTKPEGQIHFFPIIFNGKQLYDVMVERAGPSKTSGPKES, encoded by the exons ATGGATTTTGTGAAGCACAAACAAATGGCGAGCACTCTGCTGTCCGTACACCACTTTCTCCCCTCTCAAA ggAGGGAAAAGATCGGTTGCTTGAGTGGTGTCAGGACTTCATTTTGTGGTCAAGTTGTGTGCAATTCAAGTTTCTGTGGGAGACAAATAACTAGAAGCCATGGAAACCGTCTTGTTGTTCACTCACTG CTTGGAAGGAAGGTGAAGTCTGTGAAGAGCAGAGAGACTGTAATTCCTGAACCAGATTACAGGATTCCAATTGTGCTACTCG GTATAGCTGGTGGATTGGTTTACACAGATAATTTGGTACCTGCAGTACCTGTTGGTCTCCTTGGATTGCTTCTGTTGTTTCAG GAGGTAAAGATAGGTGAACAGCTCCAGGAATCAGGTGAGAATGTTTTCGTGGGAGGAAAAAACCGCTGGAA GTACTCGACATTTGTTAATTGGGAATTCTGGTGGCCAAACTTCCCTATCTTGGTTTACTTCAAGGAGTCACAAACGAAGCCTGAGGGACAAATTCATTTCTTTCCCATAATATTT AATGGGAAGCAGCTTTATGATGTTATGGTGGAAAGAGCTGGCCCTTCAAAAACTAGTGGACCAAAAGAATCCTGA
- the LOC114376510 gene encoding uncharacterized protein LOC114376510: protein MANAWKRDKATRLLSPKLLFLLFSSTLIVFFFFAFLTSRPSNPATTLTAFNTRLSFNAISPFDCTASPQAHPVVANTVEGVRYPFLFSLSDFGTLPDKPHKNIVRMLKGKPFRKPDISVTVQEVLEKARTEGKDGFFVDVGANVGMASFAASAMRFRVLAFEPVFENLQKICEGVYFNRVADLVTVFEAAASDRVGNITVHKLVGRLDNSAISATGAKLAFKSNEEIAFQVRTVPLDEVIPKSERVLLLKIDVQGWEYHVLKGASKLLSRKGSQAPYLIYEEDERLLRASNSSAKEIRDFLRSVGYHDCTQHGTDAHCVKKD from the exons ATGGCAAATGCCTGGAAAAGAGATAAGGCCACCAGACTCCTCTCCCCAAAGCTACTGTTCCTACTCTTCTCCTCCACTCTCatagtcttcttcttcttcgcatTCCTTACCTCACGCCCCTCAAACCCCGCCACCACCCTCACCGCCTTCAACACCCGCCTCTCCTTCAATGCAATCTCCCCCTTCGACTGCACCGCCTCCCCTCAGGCCCACCCCGTCGTCGCCAACACCGTCGAGGGCGTCCGCTACCCCTTCCTCTTCTCGCTCTCCGATTTTGGAACCTTACCCGACAAGCCCCACAAGAACATCGTGAGGATGCTCAAGGGCAAACCCTTTCGGAAACCCGACATCTCCGTTACGGTTCAGGAGGTTCTCGAGAAGGCCAGGACTGAGGGTAAGGATGGGTTTTTTGTCGACGTCGGTGCCAATGTCGGCATGGCGTCCTTCGCCGCCTCCGCTATGAGGTTTCGGGTTCTGGCTTTCGAGCCTGTGTTCGAGAATTTGCAGAAGATCTGTGAAGGGGTTTACTTCAATAGAGTTGCGGATTTGGTCACTGTCTTCGAGGCCGCTGCGTCGGATCGCGTTGGCAACATTACCGTTCACAAG TTGGTGGGTAGGTTGGACAACAGTGCGATTTCTGCCACAGGTGCAAAGTTGGCATTTAAGTCCAATGAAGAGATAGCTTTTCAAGTAAGGACTGTTCCTCTTGATGAAGTGATTCCGAAATCAGAGCGTGTGCTTCTGCTTAAAATAGATGTTCAGGGCTGGGAATATCACGTTCTTAAAGGAGCATCAAAGTTGCTCTCAAGGAAAGGAAGCCAAGCCCCTTATCTCATATACGAAGAAGATGAGCGCTTGTTACGGGCCAGTAATAGCAGTGCAAAAGAGATTCGAGACTTCCTACGTAGTGTGGGTTATCATGATTGCACCCAACATGGCACAGATGCACACTGCGTCAAGAAGGATTGa
- the LOC114377384 gene encoding beta-glucuronosyltransferase GlcAT14B-like produces METNNKQQKKKWFIPLVLSLLLSTLLILFSIFVSSDSSSLLYLYRTRGRVEEPRFVESKLRLSATSSSDSVPRIAYLISGSMGDGGTLKRTLKALYHPRNQYVVHLDLEASSQERLELANFVKNEPLFSKVGNVRMVVKANLVTYRGPTMVTNTLHAAAILLKEGGLWDWFINLSASDYPLITQDDLLHTLSSIPRHLNFIEHTSDIGWKEDQRAKPVIIDPALYSVNKSDLFWVTEKRNVPTAYKLFTGSAWMMLSRQFVEYLLWGWDNLPRIVLMYYANFLSSPEGYFHTVICNAEEFRNTTVNHDLHFISWDNPPKQHPHFLTIDNYQKMVDSNTPFARKFGRNEPLLDKIDTELLGRNEHGYVPGRWFDQANPNITESYSAIRNITELKPGPGAERLKRLINGLLSSEDFHTKQCS; encoded by the exons ATGGAGACCAACAACAAACAGCAGAAGAAGAAGTGGTTTATTCCACTGGTTCTGTCTCTACTACTGTCCACCCTGCTCATACTTTTTTCCATCTTCGTCTCCTCCGATTCCTCCTCCCTGCTCTACCTCTACCGTACACGTGGCAGGGTGGAGGAGCCTCGTTTCGTGGAGTCAAAGCTGAGGTTGTCCGCCACGTCATCCAGTGACTCTGTTCCCAGGATCGCGTACCTGATCTCGGGGTCAATGGGCGATGGCGGCACTCTGAAGAGAACCCTCAAGGCCCTTTACCATCCCAGGAACCAATACGTTGTGCACTTGGACCTCGAAGCTTCTTCTCAAGAAAGATTGGAGCTTGCAAACTTTGTGAAGAACGAACCTCTCTTTTCCAAAGTGGGCAATGTTAGAATGGTTGTTAAGGCCAACTTGGTTACTTATAGGGGACCCACTATGGTCACTAATACTCTCCACGCTGCTGCCATTTTGTTAAAGGAAGGTGGACTCTGGGATTGGTTCATCAATCTCAGCGCTTCCGATTACCCTTTGATCACTCAAGATG ATCTGCTGCACACACTGTCATCAATTCCAAGACACCTTAACTTTATTGAGCACACCAGTGATATTGGCTGGAAGGA agATCAGAGAGCCAAGCCTGTTATCATTGATCCAGCTCTTTATAGTGTCAATAAATCTGATTTATTTTGGGTGACAGAGAAAAGAAATGTTCCCACAGCATATAAGCTGTTTACAG GTTCTGCCTGGATGATGCTCTCTCGCCAATTTGTTGAATATTTGTTATGGGGATGGGATAACTTGCCTAGAATTGTCTTGATGTATTATGCCAATTTTCTATCCTCCCCTGAAGGGTATTTTCACACAGTCATCTGCAATGCTGAGGAGTTCCGAAACACCACTGTGAACCATGACCTCCACTTCATATCATGGGACAACCCTCCAAAACAACATCCACATTTCCTTACAATTGATAACTACCAGAAAATGGTTGACAGCAACACTCCCTTTGCTCGAAAATTTGGCAGGAATGAACCACTCTTGGATAAGATTGATACTGAACTCTTGGGACGAAATGAACATGGTTATGTGCCTGGCAGGTGGTTTGACCAAGCAAATCCAAACATCACCGAATCATATTCTGCCATAAGAAATATCACTGAACTTAAGCCTGGCCCTGGGGCAGAAAGGCTTAAACGCCTTATCAATGGTTTGTTATCATCAGAAGATTTTCACACTAAGCAGTGTTCTTGA
- the LOC114376698 gene encoding probable sugar phosphate/phosphate translocator At2g25520: protein MAVSDGVVKKIVLSYTYVAIWIFLSFTVIVYNKYILDRKMYNWPYPISLTMIHMAFCSSLAYILVRVLKLVEPVSMSRDLYLKSVVPIGALYSLSLWFSNSAYIYLSVSFIQMLKALMPVAVYSIGVMFKKEAFKNETMANMVSISLGVAVAAYGEAKFDAWGVTLQLMAVAFEATRLVLIQILLNSKGISLNPITSLYYIAPCCLVFLSVPWIIMEYPSLRDNSSFHLDFAIFGTNSACAFALNLAVFLLVGKTSALTMNVAGVVKDWLLIAFSWSVIKDTVTPLNLIGYGLAFLGVAYYNHCKLQALKASEAQKKTQQADEEAGRLLEQKDEGTGRKNDNQN from the coding sequence ATGGCGGTCTCCGACGGCGTCGTGAAGAAAATCGTCCTCTCCTACACTTACGTGGCGATATGGATCTTCCTCAGCTTCACGGTCATCGTGTACAACAAGTACATTCTGGATCGCAAGATGTACAACTGGCCCTACCCGATCTCGCTCACCATGATCCACATGGCGTTCTGTTCCTCCCTGGCGTACATTCTCGTTCGCGTCTTGAAGCTCGTGGAACCGGTTTCGATGTCTCGGGATCTCTACCTCAAATCCGTTGTTCCAATCGGTGCACTCTATTCACTTTCCCTCTGGTTTTCCAATTCCGCGTATATATACCTCTCTGTTTCGTTCATTCAGATGCTCAAGGCGCTTATGCCTGTTGCGGTTTATTCAATTGGTGTCATGTTCAAAAAAGAGGCCTTTAAGAACGAGACCATGGCGAACATGGTTTCCATCTCGCTCGGTGTTGCGGTTGCGGCTTACGGTGAAGCCAAATTCGATGCATGGGGTGTTACCCTGCAGCTTATGGCGGTTGCGTTTGAGGCGACACGGTTGGTTCTGATTCAGATTTTGCTCAATTCGAAGGGGATTTCGCTGAACCCTATCACCTCGCTTTACTACATTGCTCCCTGTTGTTTGGTGTTCTTGTCCGTGCCTTGGATTATCATGGAGTACCCTTCGTTGAGGGACAACTCCAGCTTCCATTTGGATTTCGCGATTTTCGGCACCAATTCGGCTTGTGCTTTCGCGTTGAACCTCGCGGTTTTCTTGCTGGTGGGAAAGACTTCGGCTTTGACAATGAACGTTGCTGGGGTGGTCAAGGATTGGCTCTTGATTGCGTTCTCTTGGTCTGTGATAAAGGATACTGTGACCCCACTTAACTTGATTGGTTACGGCTTGGCATTTTTGGGGGTTGCGTATTATAATCATTGCAAGTTGCAGGCTTTGAAGGCTTCGGAGGCGCAGAAGAAGACTCAGCAGGCTGATGAAGAGGCTGGGAGGTTGTTGGAGCAGAAGGATGAAGGGACTGGAAGGAAGAACGACAACCAGAACTGA